In Streptomyces chartreusis NRRL 3882, the following are encoded in one genomic region:
- a CDS encoding flavoprotein yields MTEQAARKPFLYVVVCAAGIAADVSKLITAAQERDWEVGVIATPVAMNGFFDTAAVEAQTGRSIRSAWRTPGEPRPFPAPDAVVVAPATFNTVNKWAAGVADTLALGTLCEVAGLGVPVAVLPCVADALASHPAYRDSLERLRGMGVRFGQPYSGEPDEDGRRPEFGWERALDLVERR; encoded by the coding sequence ATGACCGAACAGGCCGCCCGGAAGCCCTTCCTCTACGTCGTCGTCTGCGCCGCCGGCATCGCCGCGGACGTCAGCAAACTGATCACCGCCGCGCAGGAGCGCGACTGGGAGGTCGGTGTCATCGCGACACCCGTCGCCATGAACGGCTTCTTCGACACCGCGGCCGTCGAGGCCCAGACGGGCCGATCGATCCGGTCCGCCTGGCGCACCCCGGGCGAGCCGCGCCCGTTCCCGGCGCCCGACGCCGTGGTCGTCGCGCCCGCCACCTTCAACACCGTCAACAAGTGGGCGGCCGGCGTCGCCGACACCCTCGCCCTGGGCACCCTGTGCGAGGTCGCGGGGCTCGGCGTGCCGGTCGCCGTCCTGCCGTGCGTGGCCGACGCGCTGGCCTCCCACCCCGCCTACCGGGACAGTCTCGAACGGCTGCGGGGGATGGGCGTGCGGTTCGGGCAGCCGTACTCCGGAGAACCGGACGAGGACGGCCGGCGGCCCGAGTTCGGCTGGGAACGGGCGCTGGACCTGGTCGAACGGCGCTGA
- a CDS encoding SLC13 family permease, which translates to MALLAAVLVWAVLRPRGLPEAVLAVPAAGLAIAVGAISPDHAWEEIQRLGPVVGFLAAVLVLAHFCDVEGLFTACGAWMARWAAGRPARLLTAVFALASVITAVLSLDATVVLLTPVVLATATRMGVQARPHLYACAHLSNTASLLLPVSNLTNLLAFTASGLSFTRFAALMALPWLVAIGAEYLVFRRFFDDELAAPLPSPDPARPPELPLFALVTVGCTLAGFVVASALGIAPAWAALAGALVLAVRALLRRRATPLTVVRSAAPAFLAFVLALGVVVRAVVDHGLADALHRVLPDGSGLLTLLAVAALAAVLANLINNLPAVLVLLPLTAGAGPGAVLAVLLGVNIGPNLTYAGSLATLLWRRIVQQHGHRVGVGEFTRLGLLAVPAALVPAVAALWLSLRVVGG; encoded by the coding sequence GTGGCGCTGCTGGCCGCCGTGCTCGTCTGGGCCGTGCTCCGTCCGCGAGGACTGCCCGAGGCCGTGCTGGCGGTTCCGGCCGCCGGACTCGCGATCGCCGTCGGCGCGATATCGCCGGACCACGCGTGGGAGGAGATCCAGCGGCTGGGGCCCGTGGTCGGCTTCCTCGCGGCCGTGCTGGTGCTCGCCCACTTCTGCGACGTCGAGGGACTGTTCACGGCGTGCGGGGCGTGGATGGCCCGCTGGGCGGCGGGGCGTCCCGCGCGGCTGCTGACCGCGGTGTTCGCGCTGGCCTCCGTCATCACGGCCGTGCTCAGTCTGGACGCCACCGTCGTCCTGCTGACACCGGTGGTGCTCGCCACGGCCACCCGGATGGGCGTCCAGGCCCGGCCGCACCTCTACGCGTGCGCCCATCTGTCGAACACCGCCTCGCTGCTGCTGCCGGTCTCCAACCTGACCAACCTGCTGGCCTTCACGGCGAGCGGGCTGAGCTTCACCCGGTTCGCGGCGCTGATGGCGCTGCCCTGGCTGGTCGCGATCGGCGCCGAGTACCTGGTGTTCCGGCGGTTCTTCGACGATGAACTGGCTGCTCCTCTCCCCTCGCCCGACCCCGCGCGGCCTCCCGAGCTGCCCCTGTTCGCCCTGGTCACCGTGGGTTGCACGCTCGCCGGGTTCGTCGTGGCGTCCGCCCTCGGGATCGCACCGGCGTGGGCCGCCCTGGCCGGCGCGCTCGTGCTGGCCGTGCGGGCGCTGCTACGGCGGCGGGCCACCCCGTTGACCGTGGTGCGGTCCGCGGCCCCGGCGTTCCTGGCGTTCGTGCTCGCCCTCGGCGTCGTGGTGCGCGCGGTCGTCGACCACGGGCTCGCCGACGCGCTCCACCGGGTGCTGCCCGACGGCTCGGGCCTGCTCACCCTGCTGGCCGTGGCCGCGCTGGCCGCCGTCCTGGCGAACCTCATCAACAACCTGCCGGCGGTCCTGGTGCTGCTGCCGCTGACCGCAGGGGCCGGCCCCGGTGCCGTCCTGGCGGTGCTGCTCGGCGTGAACATCGGACCCAATCTGACCTACGCCGGATCGCTGGCGACTCTGCTGTGGCGGCGGATCGTGCAGCAGCACGGGCACCGGGTCGGGGTCGGGGAGTTCACCCGGCTCGGGCTGCTCGCGGTACCGGCCGCGCTCGTGCCGGCCGTGGCGGCGCTGTGGCTGTCGCTGCGCGTCGTCGGCGGCTGA
- a CDS encoding nuclear transport factor 2 family protein, whose protein sequence is MTDRPPLPPFTRDTAAQKVQAAEDAWNTRDPHKVALAYSEDSVWRNRDTFLTGRAEIAEFLTRKWEREQEYALRKDLWAFDGNRIAVRFQYECRDAEGRWWRSYGNELWEFDEHGLMTRREASINDVPIEERERRIFGPRQEQERGATFPLR, encoded by the coding sequence ATGACCGACCGCCCTCCGCTGCCGCCCTTCACCCGGGACACCGCCGCGCAGAAGGTCCAGGCCGCCGAGGACGCCTGGAACACCCGCGACCCGCACAAGGTCGCCCTCGCCTACTCGGAGGACTCCGTCTGGCGCAACCGCGACACCTTCCTCACCGGACGTGCCGAGATCGCCGAGTTCCTGACCAGGAAGTGGGAACGCGAGCAGGAGTACGCGCTGCGCAAGGACCTATGGGCCTTCGACGGCAACCGCATCGCCGTCCGCTTCCAGTACGAGTGCAGGGACGCCGAAGGCCGGTGGTGGCGCTCCTACGGCAACGAACTGTGGGAGTTCGACGAACACGGCCTGATGACCCGCCGCGAGGCGAGCATCAACGACGTACCGATCGAGGAGCGGGAGCGCCGCATCTTCGGCCCGCGGCAGGAGCAGGAGCGCGGAGCCACGTTCCCCCTCCGGTGA
- a CDS encoding ricin-type beta-trefoil lectin domain protein: MNDAGPSNSPGQARRIGATDEQLSAELRKWTGATPALHPVGELLDRHWEAASAYARLCTDGPRSAGILTTAAFTRIFGETLRQNGPTSAWRPHLLVTVRRIAAEWATDHRRDMLHPELLSGTGERERVAARLLPQKHRRLLAGAFQRLPQSARCLLWHVEVEAEPLAAPAGLLGLDEEGARVELDRARDRLREESLQLHRELAPDEECRRYLRLLDVTYRRGGLGIDPDLRAHIQGCGHCAAAADQLDRFNHGLGLALAEAVLGWGGREYAESRSSGAAQSDVTDAPGPGTEAAAETGLPAGVAGAAFPDPVVLAGMAGESFTDPVGTSAAPPAPATGEAGQAHAHDGFPAPPDAPPTGGTTPGRRAAGPRAAARRSAHKAARRGARRRNLTVSILTVSGLVVIPLVLWSLGNPGEDPQAGAGRPSETPGSGAGESTGDPSWIGAGDAEKGALRGRLHNVDSGLCVGVEGAKAVEDAEAELAPCSSAAAQQWTYETDGLLRNGAAPGLCLDSHLGYSVRLAPCSGASRPDSKNIRYDFTLQGALVPRWNQDLALAPAATDGSGALVLKTRADDEDQRWVIDTSKADLQMEAVNWKAAAPAPRPRPTPTPTPSKTPTATPAPTPSATPSAPRPTPTGAAPTDSGCYRYGYPCDGDGQYGSPGYGYPGYGYPGYGYGYGGGGGGRR, translated from the coding sequence GTGAACGACGCAGGCCCGTCGAATTCTCCGGGTCAGGCCCGCAGGATCGGCGCGACGGACGAGCAACTGAGCGCCGAGCTCAGGAAGTGGACGGGGGCGACCCCCGCACTGCACCCCGTCGGCGAACTGCTGGACCGGCACTGGGAGGCGGCCTCCGCCTACGCCCGGCTGTGCACCGACGGACCGCGGTCCGCCGGAATACTCACCACCGCGGCATTCACCCGGATCTTCGGCGAGACCCTGCGCCAGAACGGCCCCACCTCGGCGTGGCGCCCCCATCTGCTCGTCACCGTACGGCGTATCGCCGCCGAGTGGGCCACCGACCACAGACGCGACATGCTCCACCCGGAGCTGCTGTCCGGGACCGGCGAGAGGGAGCGGGTGGCCGCCCGGCTGCTGCCGCAGAAGCACCGGCGCCTGCTGGCCGGCGCTTTCCAGCGGCTGCCCCAGTCGGCGCGCTGCCTGCTGTGGCACGTCGAGGTCGAGGCCGAACCGCTCGCCGCCCCCGCCGGGCTGCTCGGCCTGGACGAGGAGGGCGCCCGCGTCGAACTGGACCGGGCCCGTGACCGGCTGCGCGAGGAGAGCCTCCAACTGCACCGCGAACTCGCGCCCGACGAGGAGTGCCGACGCTATCTCCGCCTGCTCGACGTGACGTACCGGCGTGGCGGCCTGGGCATCGACCCCGATCTACGCGCGCATATCCAGGGCTGCGGGCACTGCGCCGCTGCCGCGGACCAGCTCGATCGGTTCAACCACGGGCTCGGTCTCGCCCTGGCCGAGGCGGTGCTCGGCTGGGGCGGGCGGGAGTACGCGGAGAGCAGATCGAGCGGCGCCGCGCAGAGCGACGTGACGGACGCCCCGGGGCCCGGCACGGAGGCAGCCGCGGAGACCGGGCTCCCCGCGGGTGTGGCCGGTGCTGCCTTCCCCGACCCCGTCGTCCTCGCGGGCATGGCCGGGGAGTCGTTCACCGACCCGGTCGGCACGTCGGCCGCGCCACCCGCCCCCGCGACGGGGGAGGCAGGACAAGCGCACGCCCACGACGGCTTCCCGGCCCCGCCCGACGCCCCGCCGACCGGTGGGACCACCCCCGGCCGACGAGCGGCGGGCCCGCGCGCCGCGGCCCGCAGGTCCGCCCACAAGGCGGCCCGCCGTGGGGCCCGCCGCCGCAACCTCACCGTGAGCATCCTCACCGTCAGCGGCCTGGTCGTCATCCCGCTGGTCCTGTGGTCCCTGGGCAACCCCGGTGAGGACCCCCAGGCCGGTGCGGGACGGCCCTCCGAGACTCCCGGCTCAGGTGCGGGCGAGTCGACGGGCGACCCGTCCTGGATCGGGGCGGGCGACGCCGAGAAGGGCGCCCTGCGCGGCCGGCTGCACAACGTGGACTCGGGACTGTGCGTCGGTGTCGAGGGCGCGAAGGCCGTCGAGGACGCGGAGGCCGAGCTCGCACCCTGCTCCTCGGCCGCCGCCCAGCAGTGGACGTACGAGACCGACGGCCTGCTGCGCAACGGCGCCGCTCCCGGCCTGTGCCTGGACTCGCACCTCGGCTACTCGGTGCGGCTGGCTCCCTGCTCGGGAGCGTCCCGGCCGGACTCGAAGAACATCCGCTACGACTTCACCCTCCAGGGCGCCCTGGTGCCCCGCTGGAACCAGGACCTCGCCCTGGCTCCGGCCGCGACCGACGGCTCGGGAGCCCTGGTCCTCAAGACCCGGGCGGACGACGAGGACCAGCGGTGGGTGATCGACACCTCCAAGGCGGACCTCCAGATGGAGGCCGTCAACTGGAAGGCCGCCGCCCCGGCGCCGCGCCCCAGGCCCACGCCCACTCCCACGCCCTCGAAGACGCCCACGGCGACACCGGCACCGACCCCGTCCGCCACCCCCTCGGCACCGCGGCCGACACCGACCGGCGCGGCCCCCACCGACTCGGGCTGCTACCGCTACGGCTACCCCTGCGACGGGGACGGCCAGTACGGCTCTCCCGGCTACGGCTACCCGGGCTACGGCTACCCCGGTTACGGCTACGGGTACGGCGGCGGCGGAGGCGGCCGCCGCTGA
- a CDS encoding ferredoxin, translated as MHIDIDKDVCIGAGQCALTAPDVFTQDDDGYSALLPGHEDGAGSPLVREAARACPVSAITVSETVS; from the coding sequence ATGCACATCGACATCGACAAGGACGTCTGCATCGGCGCGGGCCAGTGCGCCCTGACCGCCCCGGACGTGTTCACCCAGGACGACGACGGCTACAGCGCCCTGCTGCCCGGCCACGAGGACGGCGCCGGCAGCCCGCTGGTGCGGGAGGCCGCCCGGGCCTGCCCGGTGAGCGCCATCACCGTGTCGGAGACGGTGAGCTGA
- a CDS encoding cytochrome P450, translated as MTETTAPVAFPQSRTCPYQPPAAYDPLRSERPLTRITLFDGREAWLVSWHATARALLADPRLSSNRNRPGFPAPTRRFAGIKNRRTALLGVDDPEHRTQRRMVVGDFTLKRAVELRPRIQQIVDERLDAMIAQGPPADLVSTFALPVPSMVICALLGVPYADHDFFETQSRRLLRGPETADVEDARDRLEAYFGELIDSKQRDPGTGLLDDLVHRQLSEGALDREGLIALALILLVAGHETTANMISLGTFTLLQHPERLAELRADPRLVPAAVEELMRMLSIADGLLRMAVEDIEVAGTTIRKGDGVVFATSVINRDEAVYPEPDTLDWSRPARHHVAFGFGIHQCLGQNLARAELEIALRTLFDRLPTLRLAAPAEEIPFKPGDTIQGMLELPVTW; from the coding sequence ATGACGGAAACGACCGCACCCGTCGCCTTCCCCCAGAGCCGGACCTGCCCCTACCAGCCGCCCGCCGCCTACGATCCGCTGCGCAGCGAGCGCCCCCTGACCCGCATCACCCTCTTCGACGGCCGTGAGGCGTGGCTGGTCAGCTGGCACGCGACCGCCCGCGCGCTGCTGGCCGACCCGCGCCTGTCCTCGAACCGCAACCGTCCCGGCTTCCCCGCCCCGACCCGGCGATTCGCCGGGATCAAGAACCGCAGAACGGCCCTCCTCGGCGTCGACGACCCCGAGCACCGCACACAGCGGCGGATGGTCGTCGGCGACTTCACCCTCAAACGGGCAGTCGAACTCCGGCCACGGATCCAGCAGATCGTGGACGAACGGCTCGACGCGATGATCGCCCAGGGCCCGCCGGCCGACCTGGTGAGCACTTTCGCGCTGCCCGTGCCGTCCATGGTGATCTGCGCCCTGCTCGGCGTCCCGTACGCCGACCACGACTTCTTCGAGACCCAGTCACGGAGGCTGCTGCGCGGCCCGGAGACCGCCGACGTGGAGGACGCCCGCGACCGGCTGGAGGCGTACTTCGGCGAGCTGATCGACAGCAAGCAGCGGGACCCCGGCACCGGCCTGCTGGACGACCTGGTCCACCGGCAGCTGAGCGAGGGCGCGCTCGACCGCGAGGGCCTGATCGCCCTGGCGCTCATCCTGCTGGTCGCGGGCCACGAGACGACCGCCAACATGATCTCGCTCGGCACCTTCACCCTGCTCCAGCACCCCGAGCGGCTCGCCGAGCTGCGCGCCGACCCGCGGCTGGTGCCGGCCGCGGTCGAGGAGCTGATGCGGATGCTGTCGATCGCGGACGGCCTGCTGCGCATGGCCGTCGAGGACATCGAGGTGGCCGGGACGACGATCCGCAAGGGCGACGGCGTGGTCTTCGCGACCTCCGTCATCAACCGCGACGAGGCGGTCTACCCCGAGCCGGACACGCTCGACTGGAGCCGCCCGGCCCGGCACCACGTCGCGTTCGGCTTCGGCATCCACCAGTGCCTCGGCCAGAACCTCGCCCGCGCCGAACTGGAGATCGCCCTGCGCACCCTCTTCGACCGGCTGCCCACGCTGCGGCTGGCCGCCCCGGCCGAGGAGATCCCCTTCAAACCGGGCGACACGATCCAGGGGATGCTGGAACTCCCCGTGACCTGGTAA
- a CDS encoding phytanoyl-CoA dioxygenase family protein, which produces MTVTGNGAAGAPILDPAALRRYREDFEEDGFTVVRGLFGADETERLCDEFAALRAAGPVPGHFEPRGSGPDADPLHVWPRVMHPHEINDVARDVLLDARLRTVLEALLGEEVLAAQSMFYFKPPGARGQALHQDNFYLRVEPGTCVAAWLACDVIDRENGGLEVVPGTHRMDVFCPEEADEGVSFAREYVPPPPGLAAVPVDMEPGDVLFFNGSLVHGSQPNRAADRFRRSFIGHYVGRSAERIGRFYRTLTMSGARVVLAESEGAGPCGTEFAPQGPH; this is translated from the coding sequence ATGACAGTCACGGGCAATGGCGCCGCCGGCGCTCCCATCCTGGACCCTGCCGCGCTCCGGCGATACCGGGAGGATTTCGAGGAGGACGGTTTCACGGTCGTGCGCGGGCTCTTCGGGGCCGACGAGACCGAGCGGCTGTGCGACGAGTTCGCGGCGCTGCGTGCGGCCGGCCCGGTTCCCGGGCACTTCGAGCCGCGCGGGTCCGGGCCGGACGCCGATCCGCTGCACGTCTGGCCGCGGGTGATGCACCCGCACGAGATCAACGACGTCGCTCGCGACGTCCTGCTGGACGCCCGGCTGCGGACGGTTCTGGAGGCGCTCCTCGGGGAGGAGGTCCTGGCCGCGCAGAGCATGTTCTACTTCAAGCCGCCGGGCGCCCGGGGACAGGCGCTGCACCAGGACAACTTCTATCTGCGGGTGGAGCCGGGCACGTGTGTGGCGGCGTGGCTGGCCTGCGACGTGATCGACCGCGAGAACGGTGGGCTGGAGGTCGTGCCGGGCACGCACCGGATGGACGTGTTCTGCCCGGAGGAGGCGGACGAGGGGGTGTCCTTCGCGCGGGAGTACGTTCCCCCGCCGCCCGGTCTGGCCGCCGTGCCGGTGGACATGGAGCCGGGGGATGTTCTGTTCTTCAACGGAAGTCTGGTGCACGGGTCGCAGCCGAACCGGGCGGCGGATCGGTTCCGGCGGTCGTTCATCGGGCATTACGTGGGGCGGTCGGCGGAGCGGATCGGGCGGTTCTACCGGACGTTGACGATGAGCGGGGCGCGGGTGGTGCTCGCGGAGAGCGAGGGGGCGGGGCCCTGCGGGACGGAGTTCGCGCCGCAGGGACCGCACTGA
- a CDS encoding aldo/keto reductase: MQYVKLGSTGLDVSRICLGCMTYGLPDRGRHEWTLDEEASRPLIRQAVEAGINFFDTANVYSDGTSEEIVGRALRDFARRDEIVLATKVHGRMRPGPNGGGLSRKAIITELDQSLTRLGTDYVDLYQIHRFDPHTPVEETMEALHDVVKAGKVRYIGASSMYAWQFSKAQYTARLNGWTRFVSMQNHYNLLYREEEREMLPLCADQGVGVLPWSPLARGRLTRDWDITTERSATDTFGSTLYQEGDRTIVEAVTRIAGERGVPRAQVALAWLLHQDTVTAPIVGASKPQHLQDAVAAVELRLGDKELEELEQPYTPHPIAGH, from the coding sequence ATGCAGTACGTGAAGCTCGGTTCGACGGGCCTGGACGTCTCGCGGATCTGTCTGGGGTGCATGACCTACGGCCTGCCGGACCGGGGCCGGCACGAGTGGACCCTCGACGAGGAGGCCTCACGCCCGCTGATCCGGCAGGCGGTCGAGGCGGGGATCAACTTCTTCGACACGGCGAACGTCTACTCCGACGGCACCAGCGAGGAGATCGTCGGCCGGGCCCTGCGCGACTTCGCCCGCCGCGACGAGATCGTGCTCGCGACGAAGGTGCACGGCCGGATGCGGCCCGGGCCCAACGGCGGCGGACTGTCCCGCAAGGCGATCATCACCGAACTCGACCAGAGCCTCACCCGCCTCGGCACCGACTACGTCGACCTCTACCAGATCCACCGCTTCGACCCGCACACCCCGGTCGAGGAGACGATGGAGGCCCTGCACGACGTCGTCAAGGCCGGCAAGGTCCGCTACATCGGGGCGAGTTCGATGTACGCCTGGCAGTTCTCCAAGGCCCAGTACACCGCCCGGCTGAACGGCTGGACCCGCTTCGTCTCCATGCAGAACCACTACAACCTCCTCTACCGCGAGGAGGAGCGCGAGATGCTGCCCCTGTGCGCGGACCAGGGCGTCGGCGTACTGCCCTGGAGCCCGCTCGCCCGCGGCCGCCTCACCCGCGACTGGGACATCACGACCGAGCGCAGCGCCACCGACACCTTCGGCAGCACCCTGTACCAGGAGGGCGACCGCACCATCGTCGAGGCGGTCACCCGCATCGCCGGGGAGCGCGGCGTGCCCCGCGCCCAGGTCGCCCTCGCCTGGCTCCTCCACCAGGACACGGTGACGGCCCCGATCGTCGGAGCGTCGAAGCCGCAGCACCTGCAGGACGCGGTGGCAGCCGTGGAACTCCGGCTGGGCGACAAGGAGCTCGAGGAGTTGGAGCAGCCCTACACGCCGCATCCCATCGCCGGTCACTGA
- a CDS encoding helix-turn-helix domain-containing protein, which yields MPGTAEHQSDGDPAPPPGLVVLGHFDQPPGYGVNRPRGSASWLFTWTTGGRGRLCQGGVETSAGAGHLVVLAPGAPHRYAVEPGARHWRFWWAHCQARPSWAEWLRPFDAGDGVYVVTSAPAGVHGRVEAAFRRMHADARWTGAGAPPPEAVASSDGVASGEAVVPPGAVASSGGVVAPEAAISSDEVACSDAAGRRLHAAGRLHAAAPPHAAAPAHLAPPDGQIAVAHGSAARELALCALEEIVLLTTAGARPTAPRPGLDARIQRAQELIDADPGAPHTVRSLAEGVSLSPSRFAHLFSRQLGRSPMRALREARLRHAARLLEGTDLPVERVAMASGFASPFHFNRVFRERYGTPPGAYRNTAHGGARG from the coding sequence TTGCCCGGCACTGCTGAGCACCAGTCCGACGGGGACCCCGCACCGCCGCCCGGCCTGGTCGTGCTCGGCCACTTCGACCAGCCGCCCGGCTACGGCGTCAACCGGCCGCGTGGGTCAGCGAGTTGGCTCTTCACCTGGACCACGGGAGGCCGGGGGCGGCTCTGTCAGGGCGGGGTGGAGACCTCGGCCGGCGCGGGCCACCTGGTGGTGCTCGCCCCGGGTGCCCCGCACCGTTACGCGGTCGAGCCCGGCGCCCGGCACTGGCGGTTCTGGTGGGCGCACTGCCAGGCCCGCCCGTCATGGGCGGAGTGGCTGCGGCCGTTCGACGCCGGTGACGGGGTGTACGTGGTCACGTCCGCGCCGGCCGGAGTACACGGCCGTGTCGAGGCGGCGTTCCGCCGGATGCACGCCGACGCCCGCTGGACCGGTGCCGGGGCTCCACCGCCTGAGGCGGTGGCTTCGTCCGATGGGGTGGCATCGGGCGAGGCGGTGGTTCCGCCTGGGGCGGTGGCTTCGTCCGGCGGGGTGGTCGCGCCTGAGGCGGCGATCTCGTCCGACGAGGTGGCCTGTTCCGACGCGGCGGGTCGTCGGCTCCACGCGGCGGGTCGGCTCCACGCGGCGGCGCCGCCACACGCGGCGGCCCCGGCCCACCTCGCGCCCCCGGACGGGCAGATCGCCGTCGCGCACGGCAGCGCCGCCCGGGAACTGGCCCTGTGCGCACTGGAGGAGATCGTCCTCCTCACCACCGCCGGTGCCCGGCCGACGGCACCCCGCCCCGGCCTCGACGCACGGATCCAACGGGCCCAGGAGCTGATCGACGCCGACCCGGGCGCCCCGCACACCGTCCGCTCGCTGGCCGAGGGCGTCTCCCTGTCGCCGTCCCGCTTCGCCCATCTGTTCAGCCGTCAGCTCGGCAGGTCGCCCATGCGCGCCCTGCGCGAGGCGCGGCTGCGCCACGCCGCCCGGCTGCTGGAGGGCACCGACCTGCCCGTGGAACGCGTCGCCATGGCCTCGGGTTTCGCCAGCCCGTTCCACTTCAACCGTGTCTTCCGCGAGCGCTACGGGACACCTCCCGGGGCGTACCGGAACACCGCTCACGGCGGTGCGCGGGGCTGA